A DNA window from Boseongicola sp. contains the following coding sequences:
- a CDS encoding EamA family transporter, giving the protein MVAAMAAFAVEDMFLKAAAATIPIGQAMFWFGLGGCVIFAILAQRAGDPLFPHEVIEPTMLVRDVFEIAGRLFFTLAIVLTPLSSATAILQATPIVVVAGAALLFGETVGWRRWTAILVGLLGVLVILQPGTDSFTTLSILAVIGMIGFAGRDLATRAAPKSLSGRILGVYGFLMIIIAGLGFWSYETAPFVVPTGFAAFNLAMSSVVGVCAYSSLTMAMRTGDVSSVTPFRYTRLIFGIALGVLIFGESLEPQMLLGSAIIVASGLYILARSRQ; this is encoded by the coding sequence ATGGTTGCCGCCATGGCTGCGTTCGCTGTGGAAGACATGTTCCTGAAAGCTGCAGCCGCAACCATTCCCATTGGGCAGGCAATGTTTTGGTTCGGTCTGGGCGGCTGCGTGATCTTCGCCATCCTTGCGCAACGTGCCGGAGACCCGTTGTTTCCGCACGAAGTGATCGAACCGACCATGTTGGTGCGCGACGTATTCGAAATTGCCGGGCGTTTGTTTTTCACGCTGGCCATTGTTTTGACCCCGCTGTCGTCGGCAACTGCGATTTTACAGGCCACGCCAATCGTCGTGGTCGCCGGCGCTGCACTCTTGTTTGGCGAGACGGTAGGTTGGCGGCGTTGGACTGCTATTCTAGTCGGGTTGCTGGGTGTCTTGGTTATTCTTCAGCCAGGCACCGACAGTTTCACGACGTTATCAATCCTGGCTGTGATTGGAATGATCGGCTTTGCTGGCCGCGATTTGGCAACGAGAGCCGCGCCCAAGTCACTTAGCGGAAGGATCTTGGGGGTTTATGGCTTTCTGATGATAATCATCGCAGGCTTGGGGTTCTGGTCATATGAGACTGCACCTTTTGTGGTGCCGACCGGCTTTGCAGCCTTCAATCTGGCGATGTCATCCGTGGTTGGTGTTTGCGCCTATTCTTCTCTGACTATGGCGATGCGAACTGGCGATGTCTCTTCAGTTACGCCATTTCGATATACGCGCCTGATTTTCGGCATTGCGTTGGGTGTGTTGATTTTTGGCGAAAGCCTGGAGCCTCAGATGCTTTTGGGCAGCGCCATCATCGTAGCGTCAGGTTTGTATATCTTGGCGCGGAGCAGGCAATGA
- a CDS encoding 4-hydroxy-tetrahydrodipicolinate synthase yields the protein MLRGSLTALVTPFRNNEVDFDTLKSLVEWQIEQGTKGLVPVGTTGESPTLTHKEHEAVVKAVVDCTAGRVPVVAGAGSNNTSEGVRLIEFAARVGADAALVVTPYYNKPTQGGLYAHFKAMHDAADIPIVIYNIPGRSVVDMTPETMGELAKLPRIVGVKDAVGDVVRVSKQRETCGADFIQLSGEDASALGFNAHGGVGCVSVTANVAPKLCAEFQTATLDGDYTKALEYQDRLMPLHTAIFMEPGLTGAKYGLSLLGRCAEDVRLPLVEISDGTKTAIRDAMVHAGLIN from the coding sequence ATGCTTAGAGGGTCATTGACCGCACTTGTCACCCCGTTTCGCAACAACGAAGTGGATTTCGATACGCTCAAATCGCTGGTTGAGTGGCAAATAGAGCAGGGAACGAAAGGCTTGGTTCCGGTCGGCACGACAGGCGAAAGTCCGACACTGACCCACAAAGAGCACGAAGCCGTTGTTAAAGCCGTCGTTGATTGCACAGCAGGGCGTGTTCCAGTTGTTGCAGGCGCAGGTTCAAACAATACGTCTGAGGGTGTTCGTCTTATTGAATTTGCTGCCCGCGTTGGTGCAGATGCGGCGCTGGTTGTGACACCCTATTATAACAAGCCCACCCAGGGCGGTCTCTATGCACATTTCAAGGCCATGCACGATGCCGCTGACATCCCAATAGTTATCTACAATATTCCCGGCCGGTCTGTTGTGGACATGACCCCAGAGACAATGGGCGAGTTGGCGAAGCTCCCTCGGATTGTTGGTGTCAAAGATGCGGTTGGGGATGTTGTCCGAGTTTCCAAGCAACGCGAAACCTGCGGTGCTGATTTCATCCAGCTTTCAGGTGAAGACGCCTCTGCTTTGGGGTTCAACGCGCATGGTGGAGTTGGCTGCGTCAGCGTAACTGCAAATGTCGCACCAAAACTCTGCGCAGAATTCCAGACAGCGACTCTGGACGGAGATTACACCAAAGCCTTGGAATATCAGGATCGCCTGATGCCGCTGCACACAGCCATCTTCATGGAGCCTGGTCTGACTGGTGCGAAATATGGACTTTCGCTTTTAGGGCGCTGCGCGGAAGATGTGCGGCTGCCATTGGTGGAAATAAGCGATGGCACAAAAACGGCCATTCGCGATGCTATGGTTCATGCTGGGTTGATCAACTGA
- the smpB gene encoding SsrA-binding protein SmpB: MAKVKDNPNYKIVAENRRARYDYAISDDIECGIELMGSEVKSLRTGQSNIAESYAAVEGGELWLVNSYIAPYEQAMFGHEDRRRRKLLVSKNELSNLWNATQRKGMTLVPLVLYFNHRGRAKVKIGIAKGKSAPDKRDTQAKRDWSRQKQRLLKDHG; encoded by the coding sequence ATGGCTAAAGTGAAAGACAATCCCAACTACAAGATCGTCGCCGAGAACCGGCGTGCGCGGTATGACTATGCCATATCGGACGATATCGAATGCGGGATTGAACTGATGGGGTCCGAGGTGAAGTCCTTGCGGACCGGGCAATCAAATATCGCTGAAAGCTATGCCGCCGTGGAAGGTGGCGAGTTGTGGTTGGTCAACAGCTATATTGCGCCCTATGAGCAAGCTATGTTCGGGCACGAAGATCGACGTCGCCGTAAGCTTTTGGTTTCAAAGAATGAACTTTCCAATCTTTGGAATGCTACCCAGCGCAAAGGAATGACTCTTGTGCCTTTGGTGCTGTATTTCAACCATCGTGGGCGGGCAAAGGTGAAGATTGGAATCGCAAAGGGTAAGTCGGCACCGGACAAGCGGGACACCCAGGCCAAGCGCGATTGGAGTCGTCAGAAGCAACGCTTGTTGAAAGATCACGGCTAG